In Mycobacteriales bacterium, the following are encoded in one genomic region:
- a CDS encoding TIGR00730 family Rossman fold protein gives MASICVFCASSEAIPHRYIELAAQVGTELARRGHSLVTGGGSVSCMGAVARAARAGGARTVGVIPRALLDKEVADHESDELVISEDMRRRKGEMDRRSDAFLTLPGGIGTLEELTEVWVAHTLRMHVKPVVVLDPDGLFDPLREQVTRLVDLGFARASVWGAVSWVHSVDDAFAALEGPAPTLPPAPAEILEAEP, from the coding sequence GCGATCCCGCACCGCTACATCGAGCTCGCCGCGCAGGTCGGCACCGAGCTGGCCCGCCGCGGGCACTCGCTCGTGACCGGGGGCGGCTCGGTCTCGTGCATGGGTGCGGTGGCCCGGGCCGCCCGGGCCGGCGGGGCGCGCACGGTCGGTGTGATCCCCCGGGCGCTGCTCGACAAGGAGGTCGCCGACCACGAGAGCGACGAGCTCGTGATCTCCGAGGACATGCGCCGCCGCAAGGGGGAGATGGACCGCCGGTCCGACGCCTTTCTCACCTTGCCGGGCGGGATCGGCACGCTGGAGGAGCTCACCGAGGTCTGGGTGGCCCACACGCTGCGCATGCACGTCAAGCCGGTCGTCGTGCTCGATCCCGACGGGCTGTTCGACCCGTTGCGCGAGCAGGTGACCCGGCTGGTCGACCTGGGCTTCGCGCGGGCCTCGGTCTGGGGCGCCGTGTCGTGGGTCCACTCGGTCGACGACGCGTTCGCCGCACTCGAGGGGCCGGCGCCCACGCTGCCGCCCGCGCCGGCCGAGATCCTCGAGGCCGAGCCCTGA